A segment of the Deltaproteobacteria bacterium genome:
TCACGAATCTGCTGAGCCTCGTATTGTTTGCCGTGCTCGCCTGGGAGTGTGTAAGATATGGCAATGACTTGCGGACCGCAGGGGAGGTGTCATTGACCCTACAAATACCCTTTTTCCCTGTACTCTATGGAATTGCCTTCTCTGCCGCCACTGTCTGTATGGTCATTTTAGTAGACCTCCTGCTGGTGATGACCAGGGGGGCAGAGGCTTGGTACAGGTGGGAGGAATGAGCCCTCTTTTATCGTGGCCTAGTCTTCTTTTCAGCAATAAATTTCATTCTGGTTAATAAGGGGTAGGGAGATGGATCCAACAACGGTGGGACTGATCGGCCTGGTTATCCTTATCATTCTCCTGTTCTCTCGTATGCCGGTCGGATTTGTGATGGCCTTCGTGGGATTCGTAGGATTTAGCTATCTGGTCTCCCTGGAGGGGGGCTTGAGGATTTTTGCCAAAGATATTTACGTTACCTTTGGCTCTTATAGTTTGACCGTGGTACCCCTCTTTATCTTTATGGGGCAGATCGCCTTCCATGCCGGGATAAGTCGCAGGCTCTATGAATCTACATATACCTTTTTGGGGCATTTACCAGGTGGTCTGGCCATGGCCACCATTGGGGCATGCGCGGGTTTTGCCGCCATCTGTGGGTCCACTAATGCCACCGCAGCTACCATGGCCACGATTGCCCTGCCAGAGATGAAGAGGTACAAGTATAGCACAGAGCTGGCCACCGGCACTGTCGCTGCGGGCGGCAGCTTGGGGATCCTCATCCCCCCCAGTGTGATATTTATCGTCTATGGCATCATGACCGAACAGTCCATAGGTAAGCTCTTTGCCGCTGGTATCCTTCCAGGCATCCTCCTCTCCTCCCTCTTTATGTTAACCATCTATACCCGCGTCCGTCTAAAACCAGAGCTGGGCCCTCCAGGCCCCAAGACGAGCCTCAAGGAGAAGTTGCGATCCCTCTCAGGGGTCATTGAGATGTTGCTCATCTTTGGGCTGGTCATGGGGGGTTTGTTCAAGGGCTTTTTTACCCCTACTGAGGCGGGGGCCGCTGGCGCCTTTATCACCCTTATGCTCGCCATAGGTAGGAGACAGATAAACTGGGAGCAGTTTTTGGCGGCCATTTGGGAGAGCGTGGGCATCTCTTGTATGGTCCTGGTAATCGTTGCAGGTGCGACGGTCTTCGGCCATTTCCTGGCCGTGACCAGGATCCCTTATATCCTGGCAGATTGGGTGGCCGGGCTCCCATTACCTCCATGGGCCATCATGGGGGTGATTGTCTTTATCTATCTCATCGGTGGGTGCTTTATGGATGCCCTGGGGATGATCATGCTCACCATCCCCATCTTCTTCCCCGTTGCCGTGAGCTTAGGTTATCACCCCATATGGTTTGGGGTTGTCATTGTCTTAATCACAGAGATGGGGGTGATCACTCCGCCGGTGGGTGTAAATGTCTATGTGGTCAGTGGGGTGGCCAAAGATGTCCCCCTGGAGACCATCTTTAGGGGGATACTCCCTTTACTCGGGGCCTTGATTGTATGCAATATCATCTTGATTATGTTTCCTCAAATCGCCCTCTTTCTGCCAAGCCTTATGGTGAGATAGAGTGAAGTACCATCCTTAATTTTGAATCCCTCTATCCTTCCTGTCCTGTACTGAAGTCGAACTTCCTTGACTAATCACACCTTTTGTGTTTTTCTTTACCGTGAATTCATTCACGGTAAAGATGTGCCATAGGCACATCACTAGACCCCTCGAATCCTAGCCTCCTTGACGACCTTTAGGTCGTCTCTTCAGGGGGGTTCACCCCCTGAAACCCCTAATAAGGTATTTTTCCTTTTTGGGGGTCTGGGGGCCAATGGCCCCCAGAGAGATAGGTCAAAGACCTATCGTATTTTACATAGGCGGAGGTGAGAGTAGACCCTTATGAGGGTTTAGGGGATGCAGATCTTGTTGATCTCGGCCAACAGGGAGAGGATGCCCTATCCTGTAGCCCCGCTGGGCCTCGCCTATATCGCCGGGTCCCTCAAGGCAGAGGGGCATGACGTCCGTGGTGTGGATCTCTGCTTCTCCTCAGACCCTGAAGGGGATTTGGTCCAGATTCTGGAGGATTTCCCCCCTGATTTGATCGGTATCTCCCTGAGGAATCTGGACAACCTCACCTATCCCCCTTCTGTCTCCTACCTGCCGGAGCTGGAGGAGGCGGTGGGGATACTGCGCCGTCGGACCTCTGCCCCCCTCGTCATCGGTGGCTCCGGCTTTTCCCTGACCCCCCTCCCCATGATGCAACACCTGGATGTGGACTTCGGGATTGTGGGGGAGGGAGAAAGGAGCATGGTCAAGCTGGCCCAAAGCTGGGAGGGAGGGGGTTCCCCCCATGGGATCCCCGGGGTATTGATCAAGGGGAGGGATGAGTACCTTCCCCCCCTTCCTTTGGAGTCGCTGGGGGCCCCGGACAGGGGTGTCTTGGACAACCGGAGATATTTGAAAGAGGGGGGGATGGCCAACCTCCAGACCAAGAGGGGTTGCCCTTTTGGTTGTATCTACTGCACCTATCCCCTTTTGGAGGGGAGGAAGGTGAGGTTGAGGGATGTGCATGTGGTAGTAAGGGAGCTGAAGGGGCTCCAGGCGGATCAGGGGGTGGACTATGTCTACTTCGTCGATGGCATCTTTAACTATCCCCCCGACTATACAGAGGCGTTCTGCCGCGAGATGATAGCCCAGGGGGTGAAGGTGAGGTGGACGGCCTTTGTCAATCCCCGGTTTCTGGCCCCTGAGATCATTGAATTGATGATCAAGGCGGGGTGCGAGGGGGTGGAGCTGGGGGTTGACTCGGGCTCACCACAGATATTGGCAAACTACGGAAAAGGATTTGGGGTAGGGGACATCGTACGCGCCTGCCAGCTCTGCCGGGAAGCGGGGCTGAACTTTGCCCTTTATCTCCTCTTGGGGGGTCCAGGGGAGGATGAGGGGAGCCTGCAAGAGACCTTTGACCTCATGGATTGCTTGACCCCTACGGCGGTGATCGCCATGTTGGGGATCAGGATCTATCCCCATACCCCCCTGCAGGAGATCGCCGTGCAGGAGGGGATGATCCAAATGGGTGACGATCTCTTAGAGCCCAAGTTCTATATCTCCCCGCTGATCGGGTCCGAGAGGCTCATCGAGCTCGTCACCGAGGGGGCCATGCAGCGCCGGGGCTGGATCGTTCCTGGTTTAGAGATAAATATCTCCCCTCAGCTTATGGAGGGAATCCGCAAGTTCGGCGTTCGGGGCCCGCTCTGGGAGCTGGTCAGCCGGATGAAGAGGCCGCGGATGCACCCCCTGAGGTGAGGGAAAGGGGAGCATGGACTTTCAAGGCAAGGTGGCCATAGTCACCGGGGGTTCCAAGGGGATAGGGAGGTCCATCTGTCTCCTACTGGCACAGAGGGGTTGCCGGGTCTTCATGAACTACTCCTGGGATGAGGGAGCGGCACAGGATGCCGTCAGGGATGCCCAAAGGGCCCCAGGAGAGGTGATCCCTTATCGGGCAGACGTCACTGATTCCACCCAGGTGACCAAGATGATGAACCAGGTGGAAAAGGAGGGAGGGCGGATAGATATCCTGGTGAACAACGTTGGCATGATCAAGGATGGATTTCTCATGTTGATGGGGGAGAGGGATTGGGAGGAAGCATTGAAGGTCAACCTCACCTCTGTATATCTCTGTTGTCGGGCGGTGGTGCGCAAGATGATCCCCCAAAAGAGGGGAAAGATAGTGAACATCTCCTCTGTCAGTGGGATCATCGGGACCGCTGGGCAGGTCAACTACGCCGCCGCCAAGGGGGGGATCATCGCCTTCACCAAGGCCTTGGCCAGGGAATTGGGGCCCTTTAACATCCAGGTGAATGCCGTAGCCCCAGGCCTGATCGAGACGGATATGATCACTCAGTTGGCCCGTGAGCGGGTGGAGGCCATCGTCCGGTCCACCTCTCTGGGGCGGGTGGGGAGGCCCGAGGAGGTGGCCTGGGCCGTGCTTTTTCTCGCCTCCCCTTGGGCTGACTATATCACCGGGCAAACTATAGTGGTGGATGGGGGGATAGTATAAAAAACAGGGGTCAAGGGGTCGAGGGTTCAAGTGGTCAAGGGAAATACACTAGAATCCTTGACCCCTGGAATCCTAGAACCCTTTTTTCATTAAGGAGCTCTCATGGCAAAAACGGGCATCGTAAGGGATGAAAGGTACTTGGAACATGAGACCGGTTCCTATCACGTGGAAAACCCGGATAGGTTGGTCCATATCTATAAGGCCTTGGATGAACTGGAGGGGCCCTTTGTGGAGATTACCCCTAGAGAAGCGACACGCCAGGAGATCACCGCTGTCCATGACCCGGAGTATGTGGATAGAATCGCCGCCACTGCTGGGGGTCCCATGCGGCATCTCGATCCCGACACTGTGGTCTCACCTAAGACCTATGAAGTGTCTCTGTTGGCTGCGGGCGGCCTGTTGGCGGCCATTGATGCGGTGATGGGGGACCTGGATAATGCCTTCGCCTTGGT
Coding sequences within it:
- a CDS encoding TRAP transporter large permease, with the translated sequence MDPTTVGLIGLVILIILLFSRMPVGFVMAFVGFVGFSYLVSLEGGLRIFAKDIYVTFGSYSLTVVPLFIFMGQIAFHAGISRRLYESTYTFLGHLPGGLAMATIGACAGFAAICGSTNATAATMATIALPEMKRYKYSTELATGTVAAGGSLGILIPPSVIFIVYGIMTEQSIGKLFAAGILPGILLSSLFMLTIYTRVRLKPELGPPGPKTSLKEKLRSLSGVIEMLLIFGLVMGGLFKGFFTPTEAGAAGAFITLMLAIGRRQINWEQFLAAIWESVGISCMVLVIVAGATVFGHFLAVTRIPYILADWVAGLPLPPWAIMGVIVFIYLIGGCFMDALGMIMLTIPIFFPVAVSLGYHPIWFGVVIVLITEMGVITPPVGVNVYVVSGVAKDVPLETIFRGILPLLGALIVCNIILIMFPQIALFLPSLMVR
- a CDS encoding radical SAM protein, whose amino-acid sequence is MQILLISANRERMPYPVAPLGLAYIAGSLKAEGHDVRGVDLCFSSDPEGDLVQILEDFPPDLIGISLRNLDNLTYPPSVSYLPELEEAVGILRRRTSAPLVIGGSGFSLTPLPMMQHLDVDFGIVGEGERSMVKLAQSWEGGGSPHGIPGVLIKGRDEYLPPLPLESLGAPDRGVLDNRRYLKEGGMANLQTKRGCPFGCIYCTYPLLEGRKVRLRDVHVVVRELKGLQADQGVDYVYFVDGIFNYPPDYTEAFCREMIAQGVKVRWTAFVNPRFLAPEIIELMIKAGCEGVELGVDSGSPQILANYGKGFGVGDIVRACQLCREAGLNFALYLLLGGPGEDEGSLQETFDLMDCLTPTAVIAMLGIRIYPHTPLQEIAVQEGMIQMGDDLLEPKFYISPLIGSERLIELVTEGAMQRRGWIVPGLEINISPQLMEGIRKFGVRGPLWELVSRMKRPRMHPLR
- the fabG gene encoding 3-oxoacyl-ACP reductase FabG, with product MDFQGKVAIVTGGSKGIGRSICLLLAQRGCRVFMNYSWDEGAAQDAVRDAQRAPGEVIPYRADVTDSTQVTKMMNQVEKEGGRIDILVNNVGMIKDGFLMLMGERDWEEALKVNLTSVYLCCRAVVRKMIPQKRGKIVNISSVSGIIGTAGQVNYAAAKGGIIAFTKALARELGPFNIQVNAVAPGLIETDMITQLARERVEAIVRSTSLGRVGRPEEVAWAVLFLASPWADYITGQTIVVDGGIV